Proteins encoded within one genomic window of Anopheles gambiae chromosome 3, idAnoGambNW_F1_1, whole genome shotgun sequence:
- the LOC4577893 gene encoding phospholipid-transporting ATPase ABCA3 — protein sequence MATSSWDKFILLLWKNWIIQKRHYVQTLFEILIPAIACVVLIVVRGLVDADVYDEPTTWKPLEINTVRHMMPELNPNITPPITFMLAYSPQSALTERIMRRAVDQILEPIDIAGFENTQRMEDFFRLNYSLAGVEFPENYKDLDTLPNNVTVALRFPGEMRTLQDDFTAFWANWATELMFPAFQIAGARERERDDAGYPANYYNESFIAVQSAVSRAIILERDASFALPDIYLNRFPYPPYYSDPLLTGFENLLPLIIVIAFFYTAINTVKYITVEKEKQLKETMKIMGLPSWLHWSAWFVKCLLLLIVSISLIVVLLCVNITTNTDLAIFEYAEWTVVWFYLFVFSITTICYCFMVSTFFSKANIAAGIAGLLWFILIVPYNIAFANYDDMTAGAKTALCLFSNSAMSFGFMLMMRHEGTATGLQWSNLFEPVSVDDDFSVGDTMVMLLVDAIIYLSIALYVEKVFPGEFGIAEPWYFLYTKKFWCKETQQKQEPAVLDFSNYNTPNIEREPDGKYAGIKIKKLRKEFQKNKVAVQGLDLNMYEDQITVLLGHNGAGKTTTMSMLTGMFSPSSGTALVNGYDIRNNIDAVRGSLGLCPQHNVLFNEMTVAEHIEFFARLKGVPRSKIKDEIRHYVQLLELEDKLNKQSHTLSGGMKRKLSVGIALCGGSKVVLCDEPTSGMDPSARRALWDLLIKEKQGRTILLSTHFMDEADILGDRIAIMAEGELKACGSSFFLKKRFGVGYRLICVKGANCDRARLTGILRQHIPNINIDTDIGSELSYVLNEDYTAVFQDLLRDLEDNVEQCGITSYGISLTTLEEVFLRVGSDSYALDQKKGSSDSEQDSSNGLDSSYGSSTVTMNQTSDTQPLLGGSSLMWNQLFAMLLKKFISTKRSWVQMLVQALIPIYFVIVTVIIVRTFPGQTDLPAIPINVYNYSTTTTILQASAPGSPFVDGFRSLFEAFPSTHQLRITDKDMVDYILDVSTENIGLVNREFMAAASITNTNHTIWWNPTGFHTAPLALNFMYNAIIKSINKNFEITIINKPLPFKAETRFTQLQAGNNLGFQISFNTGFAMSFIAALYIMFYIKERTSRAKLLQFVSGINVFTFWIVSFVWDFVTYVITALIYIATLAAFQEDGWSSFEELGRVFLVLIVFGIAFLPVTYLFSFWFEVPATGFVKMMIVNIFSGTIFFTAVFLLKFDGFDLKDVANGLEWAFMIFPLFSLSQSLSNINVLSTTASVCLEQCTEETASLCSQEYLCSLLPQCCDTNIFSWESTGINRQLMYMGGVGLVGFLILMGIEFRVVERLMKRRKRSSGAITPAGSEDPTQDDDVLEEKRRVKSLSDGELANKNLVASDLTKYYGKFLAVNQLSVSVEGSECFGLLGVNGAGKTSTFKMLTGDENISAGEAWVKGISLKSNLNQVHKVIGYCPQFDALLEDLTGRETMKIFALLRGIPKQEIALETVRLAEELNFMKHIDKRVKEYSGGNKRKLSTALALLANPAVVYLDEPTTGMDPGAKRHLWNVIINVKKAGKSIVLTSHSMEECEALCTRLAIMVNGEFKCIGSTQHLKNKFSKGYFLTIKLNRTGDGSTANAEPVRQFVAQNFAQAVLKEEYHDSLTYHITQSELKWSSMFGLMEEAKRTLDIEDYALGQTSLEQVFLFFTKYQRVTDDN from the exons ATGGCCACTTCCAGCTGGGATAAGTTTATCCTGCTGCTGTGGAAGAACTGGATCATCCAGAAGCGCCACTACGTGCAGACACTGTTCGAGATACTGATCCCCGCCATTGCCTGCGTGGTGCTGATCGTGGTCCGCGGGTTGGTCGATGCGGATGTGTACGATGAGCCGACCACGTGGAAGCCGCTGGAAATCAACACCGTTCGGCATATGAT GCCCGAACTGAACCCCAACATTACCCCACCGATAACGTTCATGCTGGCGTACAGCCCTCAGTCAGCGCTGACCGAGCGGATTATGCGCCGGGCCGTCGATCAGATCCTGGAACCGATCGATATTGCCGGGTTCGAGAATACCCAGCGCATGGAGGACTTCTTCCGCCTGAACTACTCACTCGCTGGGGTTGAATTCCCCGAAAACTATAAGGACCTCGACACCCTACCTAACAATGTGACCGTTGCGCTACGATTCCCGGGCGAAATGCGAACGCTGCAGGATGACTTTACCGCGTTCTGGGCAAACTGGGCGACGGAGCTGATGTTTCCGGCGTTTCAGATTGCCGGTGCCCGGGAGCGGGAGCGGGACGATGCTGGCTATCCGGCGAACTACTACAACGAATCGTTCATCGCGGTACAGAGTGCCGTGTCGCGGGCGATCATTCTCGAGCGGGATGCTTCCTTTGCACTGCCCGATATCTATTTGAAT CGCTTTCCCTATCCACCGTACTACAGCGATCCCCTGCTGACGGGATTTGAAAATTTGCTCCCACTGATCATCGTGATCGCGTTCTTCTACACCGCCATCAACACGGTGAAGTACATCACCGTCGAGAAGGAGAAACAGCTGAAGGAAACGATGAAGATCATGGGCTTGCCGAGCTGGTTGCACTGGTCGGCCTGGTTTGTGaagtgtttgctgttgctgatcgTGTCTATCTCCCTGATCGTGGTGCTACTGTGCGTcaacatcaccaccaacaccgaCCTGGCGATCTTCGAGTACGCCGAGTGGACGGTCGTCTGGTTCTATCTGTTCGTGTTTAGCATCACAACGATCTGCTACTGCTTCATGGTGAGCACGTTCTTCTCGAAGGCTAACATTGCGGCCGGCATTGCCGGCTTGCTGTGGTTCATCCTGATCGTGCCGTACAACATTGCGTTCGCGAACTACGACGATATGACGGCGGGCGCCAAGACAGCGCTGTGTCTGTTCTCCAACTCGGCCATGTCGTTCGGGTTTATGCTGATGATGCGACACGAGGGTACGGCTACTGGGCTGCAGTGGTCAAACCTGTTCGAGCCTGTTTCGGTGGATGATGATTTCTCGGTCGGAGATAcgatggtgatgctgctggttGATGCCATAATTTATCTATCTATCGCACTGTACGTGGAGAAGGTATTCCCGGGTGAATTTGGCATTGCCGAACCGTGGTATTTCCTGTACACGAAGAAGTTCTGGTGCAAAGAGACGCAGCAAAAGCAGGAACCAGCGGTGTTGGATTTTAGCAACTACAATACGCCCAACATCGAACGCGAGCCGGATGGCAAGTATGCCGGTATAAAGATAAAGAAACTGCGCAAAGAGTTCCAGAAGAATAAGGTCGCTGTGCAGGGATTGGACCTGAACATGTACGAAGATCAGATCACCGTCTTGCTTGGCCACAATGGTGCCGGTAAGACGACAACAATGTCCATGCTGACGGGGATGTTTTCACCCTCATCCGGTACGGCGCTAGTGAATGGGTACGATATACGCAACAATATCGATGCGGTGCGAGGATCACTTGGACTGTGTCCCCAGCATAATGTGCTCTTCAACGAGATGACCGTGGCGGAACATATCGAGTTCTTCGCTAGACTGAAGGGTGTCCCCAGGAGTAAGATAAAGGATGAGATCCGTCACTACGtgcagctgctcgagctggaAGACAAGCTGAACAAACAGTCCCACACCCTGTCGGGTGGAATGAAACGGAAGCTGTCCGTTGGGATAGCACTGTGCGGAGGCTCAAAGGTAGTACTCTGCGATGAGCCAACGTCTGGTATGGATCCTTCCGCTCGACGGGCGCTGTGGGATTTGCTGATCAAGGAAAAGCAAGGCCGAACTATACTACTCTCTACGCACTTCATGGACGAGGCGGACATTTTGGGCGATCGAATCGCGATCATGGCGGAGGGTGAACTGAAAGCCTGTGGATCTTCCTTCTTCCTGAAGAAGCGATTCGGCGTTGGTTATCGGTTGATTTGTGTGAAGGGTGCCAACTGTGATCGTGCTCGGCTGACGGGCATTCTCCGGCAGCACATTCCCAACATTAACATCGACACGGACATTGGGTCGGAGCTGTCGTACGTGCTGAACGAAGACTACACGGCCGTCTTTCAGGATCTGCTGCGCGATCTCGAAGACAACGTAGAGCAGTGCGGCATTACGAGCTACGGCATATCGCTGACGACGTTAGAGGAAGTGTTTCTGCGCGTCGGAAGTGATTCGTACGCGTTGGATCAAAAGAAGGGCTCGAGCGATAGCGAGCAAGATAGTAGCAATGGATTAGATAGTAGCTACGGCAGCTCCACCGTCACGATGAATCAGACGAGCGATACGCAACCACTGCTCGGTGGATCGAGCCTGATGTGGAATCAACTGTTTGCGATGCTGCTGAAGAAGTTTATCTCCACGAAGCGGAGCTGGGTACAGATGCTGGTGCAAGCGCTGATCCCTATCTACTTCGTGATCGTTACCGTGATCATCGTGCGAACCTTCCCCGGTCAGACGGATCTGCCTGCCATACCGATTAACGTGTACAATTACAGCACAACAACCACGATCCTGCAGGCATCGGCCCCTGGCAGTCCTTTCGTGGACGGATTTCGATCACTGTTTGAGGCGTTCCCGAGCACCCATCAACTGCGGATCACCGATAAGGATATGGTGGACTATATTTTAGATGTG TCAACCGAGAACATTGGTTTGGTGAACCGCGAGTTCATGGCGGCCGCATCGATCACCAACACGAATCACACCATCTGGTGGAACCCAACCGGCTTCCATACTGCTCCTTTGGCATTGAACTTTATGTACAACGCCATCATCAAATCGATCAACAAGAACTTTGAGATCACCATCATTAACAAGCCGTTACCGTTCAAGGCTGAAACGAGA TTCACTCAGCTTCAGGCCGGCAACAATCTCGGCTTCCAGATCTCGTTCAACACCGGCTTCGCGATGTCCTTCATTGCGGCCCTTTACATCATGTTCTACATCAAGGAGCGCACCAGCCGCGCCAAGCTGCTCCAGTTCGTCAGCGGTATCAACGTGTTTACGTTCTGGATCGTCTCGTTCGTGTGGGACTTCGTTACGTACGTCATCACTGCACTGATTTACATCGCGACGCTGGCCGCCTTCCAGGAGGACGGGTGGTCCTCGTTCGAGGAGCTCGGTCGTGTGTTCCTAGTGCTGATAGTGTTCGGCATCGCGTTCCTGCCCGTCACCTATCTGTTCTCGTTCTGGTTCGAGGTGCCAGCGACCGGGTTCGTCAAGATGATGATAGTGAACATCTTCAGCGGGACCATCTTCTTCACAGCCGTGTTTCTGCTCAAGTTCGACGGGTTCGATCTGAAGGACGTGGCGAACGGGCTGGAGTGGGCGTTCATGATATTCCCACTGTTTTCGCTCAGCCAGAGCTTGAGCAACATCAACGTGCTCTCGACGACGGCTTCCGTGTGCCTGGAACAGTGCACGGAGGAGACGGCTTCGCTATGCTCGCAGGAGTACCTCTGCAGCTTGCTGCCACAGTGTTGCGATACGAACATCTTTTCCTGGGAATCGACCGGCATCAACCGACAGCTGATGTACATGGGTGGGGTGGGACTGGTCGGCTTCCTGATACTGATGGGCATCGAGTTCCGTGTGGTGGAGCGTTTAATGAAGCGTCGCAAGCGATCTTCCGGGGCGATAACACCAGCAGGCAGCGAAGATCCCACTCAAGACGATGACGTTTTGGAAGAGAAACGGCGAGTGAAATCGCTCTCGGATGGTGAGCTGGCAAACAAGAACCTTGTGGCGAGCGATCTGACCAAATATTACGGCAAGTTCCTGGCGGTCAATCAACTCTCAGTGTCGGTGGAGGGCTCGGAGTGCTTCGGACTGTTGGGCGTAAATGGAGCAGGCAAGACGTCCACGTTTAAGATGCTCACGGGCGATGAAAACATTTCGGCCGGTGAGGCATGGGTGAAGGGCATCAGTCTCAAGAGTAACCTCAACCAGGTGCACAAAGTGATCGGCTACTGTCCGCAGTTCGATGCTCTGCTGGAGGATCTTACAGGCCGCGAGACGATGAAAATCTTTGCCCTGCTGCGAGGTATTCCGAAGCAGGAGATTGCGCTCGAAACGGTGCGTCTGGCGGAAGAGCTTAACTTCATGAAGCACATTGACAAGCGCGTCAAGGAGTACAGTGGAGGCAACAAGCGTAAGCTCAGCACAGCGCTCGCCCTGCTAGCCAATCCGGCCGTCGTGTATCTGGACGAACCGACGACCGGGATGGATCCGGGCGCGAAGCGTCATCTCTGGAACGTCATCATCAACGTGAAGAAGGCGGGCAAATCCATCGTCCTGACGTCACACAGCATGGAGGAGTGTGAGGCCCTTTGCACCCGGCTAGCCATCATGGTGAACGGCGAGTTCAAGTGTATCGGCTCGACGCAACACTTGAAGAACAAGTTCTCCAAGGGTTACTTTCTGACGATAAAGCTGAACCGCACGGGCGACGGCTCGACCGCTAATGCCGAACCGGTGCGACAGTTTGTGGCACAGAATTTCGCCCAAGCCGTACTCAA GGAGGAATACCACGATTCGCTCACCTACCACATCACACAGTCCGAGCTGAAGTGGTCGTCGATGTTTGGGCTGATGGAGGAAGCGAAACGGACGCTCGATATCGAAGATTACGCGCTGGGGCAAACCTCACTGGAGCAGGTATTCCTGTTCTTTACCAAATACCAGCGCGTTACCGATGATAACTAG